The DNA window AATTCATTTTGCCCTCCAGTGCCCTGCAACAGAAACTTTCTGCAAACCTGCTGGAGGACCTGAAACTGGATCCTGCTGTGCACCAGAGAGAGCCCTGGGGACCCAATCCTTTCCGGTAAAACCACCTTCCTCTTTTCACCAAATCAGAAACACCCCTTGCGGGGTGTTTTTCTTGTGGATCAATCCAGTGCTTCAACTTCAATTGATTGTCAAAACATTCTGATCAAAGGGTCTGGATTACTGATCCACCCGTTCGTATTTGTGGTCCTGCAATTCCTGGTCTTTCTTGAGTTTGTAAGGATTCAAGAGGGCAATGGCACCCGCCATGATGATGAACAACGGCCAGACCCGGCCCCAGTCCAGACCGAACAGGAAAATGCTTCCCACCAGCACCAGGGGCAAACCCTGGGCAATCTTGGAACCCACACCCGGGGTATAGCCCACCTTCTGGTACTCATCATAGGCTTTGAACCACTGGTAGGCTCCAGGGGCCAGAATGAACAGGGCCCACCAGTTGTCAAACCGGAATCCCAGTCCGAACACCAGGAAGAAAATCACCCCAATGCCAATCAGTTTCCATGCTTCGTTTTGTTTTTGCTGTTCCATGACTGCACCTCTTCCTTCAGGATACTTCTGGGGCATCCATTCAGGTACCCTCAGAAGTCACTGCTCTGGTATGACATACGTCACATTCCAGGAACAGGTTGCTTCCCATCAAGGTCGGTGTACCCAAGGTCCAGAGCGACTTGCAGCACATCGAGCGTTTTGCCCGAAAAAGCAAGTTTTTCTGCATCCCGGTACAGGGCAGAAACGGCCAGTCCCACAAACTCAGGGCTGTGGGAGTTGCTGAGGTCAAAGACTCCAGCTTTCAAGACAGATTCAGTGCGCACCAATCCTGGATGCAGGGAAAGCACCGTCACACCCTGGGGGTACAGCTCATGCGCCATGCATGCGGTCATGTGGTCACTGGCGGCTTTGGCTGCTCCGTAAGCCACCCCCATGTCCACTTTTCTGGAAGCAATGAAAGAGATGTTCACGATCAGGCCACCGCTGGATTTCAAGAGCAGCGGAACAGCAAAACTGCTGGTGACATATTGTGCCCTCACTCCAGCATCAAACATCCTGTCCCAGCGGTTTAAGGGGGCCGTCCAGAATCCCTGCTCTTCCCAGAATTTCGTGCCGTCCCAGTAATGTTCATAGCCGCCCCAGGCATTGTTGACCAGGATGTCCAGTTGCCCCTGTTCCTGCTCGATGCGCTGCAGAACTGCACGGGTCTGCTCGTCGCTGGTGTGGTCGCACTGCAAAGGAATTCCGATTCCTCCATCAGCTTCAATCTCCTGCTGGGTGCTGCTCAAACTGCCTGGAAGGTCCACACTGGCCTCTCCTTCATTCACAGTGCGTCCAGTGAAATACACCACTGCCCCCTGCTGGGCCAGGGCCAGCGCAATTCCTTTTCCCACACCCCGGGATGCTCCCGTCACCAGTGCCACTTTTCCTGTCAGTTCACCCATACCATGCCCTCCCTGATTTTGTTCTGTGCTTAATAAGGGTAGGTGTTTCACGTGAAAAACGAAATAAGGGGGATGGCTTAACGCAAAAAAATCCTCTCCCTGGCAGGGAGAGGAAAGCGAGTGCAACGAGCGAGGTGAGGGTCAGGCTTAGATGTCCACCTGGGCGTACTTGGCGTTCAGCTCGATGAATTCCCGTCTGGGGGGAACTTCGGTGCCCATCAGCATGTCAAAGACCTCATGGGCATATTCCACGTCTTCGAGGGCCACCTGCTTGAGCATGCGGGTTTCGGGGTTCATGGTGGTTTCCCACAGCTGGTCGGGGTTCATTTCGCCCAGGCCTTTGAAGCGCTGGATCTCGAACTTCTTGCCTGCCTCGTTGGCACCATTGACCAGTTCACGCAGTTGTTCTTCGTTGTAAACGTAGGTCTCGTTGTGCTTGCCCCGTCCGGTGGTGAAACGGTACAGCGGAGGCTGGGCAATGTACAGGTGTCCCTGCTCAATCAGAGCTCGCATGTAACGGAAGAAGAAAGTCAGCAGCAGTGCAGCAATGTGACCACCGTCTTTGTCGGCGTCCGTCATGATGATGATCTTGTGGTAACGCAGGTTGGAGAGGTCAAAGTGGGCGTTGTCGCCTGTGCCTTCCACCCCTGCACCAATGGCACTGATCATGCTGCGGATTTCGGTGTTCTTCAGGATCTTGGTCAGTTGCGCCTTCTCCACATTAAGGATCTTGCCGCGCAAAGGCAGGATGGCCTGGAAGCGGCGTTCACGGCCCAGTTTGGCAGATCCGCCTGCAGAGTCCCCTTCCACAATGTAGAGTTCAGACTCGATGGGGTCAGAAGAAGAGCAGTCTGCCAGCTTGCCTGGGAGGTCATCGCTTTCCAGGGGGTTCTGGCGGCGCACCAGATCACGGGCCTTGCGGGCCGCTTCACGGGCACGGGCGGCATCTGCAGCCTTCTCCACGATGGTCTTGCCCACTTTGGGGTTCTCTTCCAGGTACTGGGTCAGCTTCTCGTAGACGATGCTCTGCACGGCAGTCTGGGCTTCCTGGTTGAGCAATTTCACCTTGGCCTGGGACTCGAACATGGGGTCAGAGAGTTTGACGCTGATCACGCAGTTGATGCCTTCTAAAAGGTCATCTCCGGTGGGCAGGGGGTTGCCCTGCTTGATCAGGCCCTTGCTCTTGGCGTAGTTGTTGAGCACACGGGTGTAGGCGGTCTTGAAGCCCGTCAGGTGGGTGCCACCGTCCCGGTTGGTGATCATGTTGCCGTAACAGAGGATGGTGCTGTTGTAGGCCGTGGAGTGAATGAAAGACACTTCCACTTCCACCCCTTCGAGTTCCCCTTTCATCAGGATGGGGGTTTCATAAATGAGTTTGCCTTCATGCACCAGGCTTCTGGCATAGGCTGCCACACCGCCTGCTTCATGGAATTCTTCCCGTTTGGGGGTGTCCAGGCGCTCATCGGTCAGCACAATTTTCAGGCCGGTCAGGAAGGACAGCTCACGCAAACGACGGCGCACACGGTCATAGTCGTAGTGGGCTTCAATGCCTTTGAAGTAGTTGTTGTCTGCCAGAAAGCGAACTTCGGTGCTGTAGGTCACGTCTTTGGGGGTGTTGCCCACCACTTCCAGAGGCACAGCCAGTTCGCTGTTCTCAAAGCGGATGTGGTAAAGCTTGCCGTCTTTGTTGACGTGCACATCAAAGTAAGCACTCAGGGCGTTCACAACACTGGAGCCCACCCCGTGCAGACCCCCAGAAACCTTGTAGGCATTGCTGTCAAATTTTCCCCCGGCATGCAGCTGGGTGAAGATCACTTCGATGGCAGGCTTGCCCTCATCGGGCATGATGTCCACAGGGATACCGCGCCCGTTGTCTGTGACACCCACAGAACCGTCTTTGTACAGGGTCACGGTCACTTCATCGGCATAACCTGCCAGACCCTCATCGATGGCATTGTCAACAATTTCAGTCAGCAGTTGATGATACCCATCAATGCCCGTACCGCCCTGAATGTACATTCCGGGACGCTCACGAACGGCTTCCAGTCCTTTCAGGACGCGAATGCTTGACGCGTTGTATTCGGTGGTCATTGTGCTCCTTTTGTGGGGTGTGAAGAAGGGTAAAACTTCATCCCTAGCCTTACCAGTATATCAGGTAAACCGTAACTTGGCAAATTTTTTTCTGCTATCAACGTAATAAACTGCATCAATTTCACCGATCATCCAATGAGAAAAATGATGTTCCAGAAAATAAAAAAGGAGCCACTCCTCTGGGAACAACACCCGTCCGATCATGGACCACCCATCCACTGAAGATTCTGTTCTCAGCGAAGTGAGACAGCATCAAAAACAGCAGTGCTCAAAACACTGCTGCTCACAAACATCCCGGTTTGAACATCAGCGCATGCGGTCCCGGACTTCTGCCAGGGTTTCTTCAAAGGCATCCAGAAAAGCCTCTTCCAGCATGTGGTCTCGCACCAGATCAATGTCATCGGTGGCCAGCAATTTGGTCCAGCGCACCCGTGCCCCATAAGCCCGGTACACATTGCCTTTGCCTGCAATGTAGCGTGCTGCAAACTCCACAGCTTCTCTGGGGTCGCGGGTGGGGGCAATGGTCATGTCGTTGCGCAAACCCCCATCGTCGTTGACCAGAGAGCAGGTGACCTCGATGCGTTGCCCTCTCAGGTTCAGGAACACCTGATCCACCCTCCACATGCTGGTGGCCCGGATGGGTCTGACGTGCTGCTGGTGTTTTCTTCTTGCCATGCTCACCCACAAAAAAAGCGAGGCGGATGTCCTCGCTCAGAAGTTCACTTTAGCAGATGTGCTGCTCCAGATCAGGGTTTGACCCACTCTTTGGGCTGTTCATGGCCCACCAGCACCCGGCCCACACCTTCACCCAGGGCTTCGAGTTCCAGTTCTCCGGGGATCACCACCACAGGGGCAATCCAGGAGAGTTTCTCCTCGATCAAATCCACCAGAGAGAACCATCGTGCAATGCCTCCCGTGATGGCAATGGCATCTGGACGGCCTGCCACCACGCTGTAAGCCCCGATGTACTTGGCCACCTGATACACGAAGGCTTTCACCGCCAGTTTGACCTGGGGGTCGTCCTGGCGCTGTTCCAGTTCCTTGAGGTCTGCGGTGCCGGTCAGGCCCTTGAATCCCGCAGAGAACAGAAGCATCTGCTCCACGCGCTCTCTGGGATACTGGTACGCCAGATCCAGCAGTTTGCTGAGGGGCAGCATGCCGGTGGCACTTGGGGTGAATGGCCCCTCCTCCAGGTGCGCTCCAGTGGTGTCGATGGCCCGCCCTTTGCGGTAGGTGGTGATGCTGCTCTTGTTGCCCAGGTGGGCCACCACGATCACCGAATCGGTGAAGCGCTTTCCCACCTCGTAAGCGGTGCGACGCGCCACGGCCTTGGCATTCAGGGCATGAAAAACACTGGTGCGCTCTGCTCCAGGGAAACCACTGATGCGGGCCTCGGGGAGCAGTTCATCCACGCTCATGGGGTCCACGACGTAAGCTTCCACGCCGTAAGCTTTTGCCACCTCAAGGGCCAGAGGAGCCCCCAGATTGGTGATGTGGTCCCGGTAAGGAGAGTGCATGGCAAAATCTGCCAGTTCCTGGGTCACCCGGTAGGTTCCAGCAGGCAGAGGTCCCAGAATCCCACCCCGGCCCACCACAGCATCCGGTCTGGGCCAGCCCTTGATGCCCTGCCAGATTTCCTGGCGAATCAGGGGCAATTTCTCGATCAATGGACCGGGAAGGTCAGGGTGCACGACCTCGCGTTTCTCAAGTTCGACGCGAATGTTGCCAGGGAGACTCGGGTTGTCGCTGGGCTGAATGTGCGCGAGGGCAAGTTTGGTACTGGCCGTGCCAGGGTTGATCACGTAAGCAATCATGCGTGGCTCCATGTGCCGCTAAGCATCTGCTTCACTCTAGCACTTTTGGGCACAAAGTGGGGGTGATGTTTGAGGCAACAGTTGCCGAGGGCCGAGGACCGAGGGCTGAGGGCTAAAAACACCTGGGGTTTCGCTCTGGCATGAAAAAATACTCTTTCAGGAAATGCAGTGGAACGTCCAAAACCACTCAAGGATCTGAAGACAAAGCAATGGCCTAACCGTTTGCGTTCGGCCCTCGGCCCTCGGCCCCCGGCATGTTCCCATACTCCATGAGCGCCCGCTCCTCCGCTGGAATCCTCACCCACATCACCAGGGCGTTCAGGACAGTGAAAACCACAGCAGTCCACCATGCCCCCACAATGAGTGGAGTGATCAGGAGTTCCAGGGCCACCACCACATAATTGGGGTGTTTCATGAAACGGTAGAGGCCACCTGTGACCTGCTGGCCTCCGGGCACAATCAGGATGCGGGTGTTCCAGTAAGGCCCCAGGGTGGAGATCACCGAGTACCTTAAGAGTTGCAAAATCAGGTAAGCCCCAAGGGCCCACACCTGCACCGGACCACCTCTGAAATACCCTTCCAGGGTGAATGAGAGCATCCACAAAGGATGCAACACAAAGAACATCCAGTAATGTTCTCTGCCGTGTTCCTGTGCGCCTCTGGATCTGGCCCAGGCTTCGTTTCGTTTGGCGATGCGCAGCTCAAAAAGGCGCTGCACCGCCACCACCAGCAACAACAAGATTGAAGGCATCCGGTCAAAACTCCTTGCATCAATGGATTTTAAAAAGCACGTGTTCTGCACAGAAACCTGGACCCATGGCGGTCAGGATGCCATGTCCTGGCGTTCTGGAATCTTCCAGGTACTTCTTCAAAACATACAGCACGGAAGGACTGCTCATGTTGCCATGGTGCCTGAGCACCCAGCGGGTGGCTTCCAGATTCTTCAGGCACAGGCCAGTCACCTCTGCATAGGCCTCAATAACCTTTACACCCCCAGGGTGCAACACATGGTGTAAAAGGTCCTGTCTGGTCAGGCCATAAGCTTCGCAGGCATTTTGCAGGCTCTGGGGCATCACTTCCCGCACGATGGTGGGGATGTCCCTGGAGAAGCGCACCTTCAGGCCCGATTCCAGCACATCCCACCCCATCACGTCCTCGCTGTCGGGGACCAGGGAGCTGTACCCTCCCAGCAATTCAGGACCTTTTCCTTCTGAAGAAACCACCAGTGCTGCAGCACCATCTGCAAACAGGGCCGCACCCACAAAATTGCTCTTGGAGTGGTCCTCTTTGATGAAGGTCAGGGAGCAGATTTCCACAGCCACCAGCAGCACATGTTTTTTGCCACTTCGGACCAGATCCGCAGCACGGGCCAGTCCTGCAGCCCCTCCTGCACAGCCCAGACCCCACACCGGAATGCGGTGGGTGTTCAGGGACAATCCCAATGCCTGAATGAGTTTTGCGTCCAGGCTGGGGGCACTGACCACAGTGGTGTTCACGAAGATCAGGGCTTCGATGTCCTGGGGAGCAAGTCCTGCCTGTTCTATGGCCTGCTTTGCCGCATCGATGCTGAGCCTGAGGGCCATTTCGCATGCTGCTGTGTTTTTCTCTGGAAAACCATGGTGTTCTCCGAACCATTCCAGCGGTTTGGAAACGGCGCGTGTTTCAATCTGGGCGTTCTGGAAGATCTCCATGTGCCTGCGGGACACCGCATATTTTGGGAAGAGGTGACCTGCAAACACTTCAACATCCTGCTGGTTCAACACATGAGGCGGATTGGCTGTGGCGATGCTGCGCAGGAAGGCGGTCAAGCGTCCTCCTCCGGGGTGATGCAGGATTCCCGAAACACGAACTGCGAAAGCCGCTTGCGTTCCCGGCTGTTCCAGTCGATGCTGGGGCGTCTGGGATCTTCCGGGAGGTAACCCAGACGGTACACCGCCATCAGTTCCAGGTTTTCAGGGACCTTTAAAATCTGCTGGATTTCCTGCCAGGCTTCGGGGATTTCCATGGGGGTGGACACGAACTGGATGCCCATTTTGAATTCCTGAATGCCAAGCCAGATGTTCTCCATGGCCGCACCCATCCCAAAAATCGAGTAAAAACCGCTGAGGGCCTGCGGGATGTATTCGGTTTTGTCCAGCAAGACAGCCATCAAGAGGGGGCTGGAAGCCACCAGTTTGCGGTTGTCCTCTCCCAGTTTTTTGGGGACCCCCAGGCTGCGCATGACAGACAGGCCCCGGTCGCTGAACACCTGTTTGATGAAGGGCTTGAGGGGACCAGGCAGGTGATCGATGTAAATCCCATCCCTGCGCTCGTCCATCTCTTTCTGGGAGAAGCGAAAATAGCGCCGGTAGCGTTCAAAGAAGATGCCCCGTTCAATCAATTTCTGCATGCTCTCGCCTGCAATGGCCCCAATGCGCTCGATGGTCTGGGGGTTTTCGATCAGCACAAAGCGCCACGGCTGCGAATTGAAATGGCTGGGTGCTGCAGAAGCCAGCTTCATCAGCATGTGCTGGTGTTCCTTTTTCACTGGATCGGTTTTGAAAGGTCCGTTGGTGGTCTTTCTGCCCAGAATGCCCTGTATCAAACCCAGTTCCCTCATCACCTGTGTCATGCACCCTCCCTATTGGTAAACATCCCTCTGCGACATCCAGAAAGCCAGATACAATCCACCCACCACCAGCGGCAGAACCAGATGACCTGCCTTTCTGGGACGCATGCGGGGCATGAAACCCCACAGCACACAGGCCGCAAACAAAAAAACGTGCCGGATCTCCCACCAGGCCCACACACAGGACAGGAAAACCAGCGCATAAAGCACGTGATGCCACACCCGATACCGCAGCCTGAACACTTTTAAATGCAGGCCCAGCCCGAGCAGAAAATTGATGACGTAAAACCCCCCTGCAAACCACATGCTCACAGGCATGGTTCAGTATCCTGCCCGCAGAAAATTCACACCGTAAGCCAACAAACACATCTGAAATATTGCCCGTTCAAGTCTACATTCAACGGTTTCTCCTGCCCTCGGCCCTCGATACCTTCACCCGCTGTATGATTTTTCTGATGTCAGGCCTCACCGATCAACCCACCGAACAGCAACTCAAAGAACTGCGCCAGCCTTCTCTGGGACGCCTGCTTTTGAAGGCCAATCGGGTGTTTTCCAGCAAGGCCCTGGCCCTTTTGAAGCAGAAAGGCTACAGCAACCTGAACCTGGCCCACACCGCCCTCTTGCCCCATCTGGACCAGCAGGGCAACCGCCTGACCGTTCTGACCGAGCGCATGGGTTTGACCAAGCAATCCATCAGCCAGCTGGTGGCAGAACTGGAAAGCCAGGGTTATCTGGAGCGCATTCCCGATCCCACAGACCGCAGGGCCGTGCTGGTGCGGTTTACAGCCTCTGGGTGGGAACTCTGCCAGCTGTCCTCTCAGGTGGTGCAGGACACCGAAAAAGCTTTTGAGCAGATGCTGGGCCAGTCTGACCTGACCCTGTTAAAAGGCATTCTGGAAAAACTTCAGGAATGAATCCTTCTGATCAATTTGGTCAGGCTGCTTGACAATTTAGTCAGTCTACCTTACCTTTTAGATACAACCATTGAAAGGAGACCTGCCATGCTTCAAGCTGGAGAGCTTTCACCCTTGTTTCAGACCCAGGATTTCAGAGGACAGCCCATTCAACCCAGCGATTTCAGAGGCAAATACACCCTGCTCAGCTTCTTTAGAAACGGAGCCTGCGCCATGTGCAACCTGCGGGTGCACCAGTTGATCCAGCAGCAACCCCAGTTGCAGGCAGCAGGCATTCAGACCATCACAGTGTTTGAATCTGGCCTTGAGAGCATTGAAGAACACGTGGGCAAACAGAACCCCCCCTTTCCCATCCTGCCCGACCCCCAGGCAAAACTGTATGACCTTTACGGCCTGGAAAGCTCAGAAAGCAAAATCCAGAGCACCATGCAGCGCCCGGACCTGCAAGACCACATTCAGGAAGCCAGCGCAGCAGGATTTGCCCTGCAACACGAAGAAGGCAGCAACTTTCACCGCATGCCTGCAGACTTCCTGATCGGGCCAGATTTGCGGATTGTGGTGGCCCATTATGCAGATTATGTGTATGACCATTTGCCCTTTGAGGAGGTTTTCAGGCTGGTTGGGGATCACCAGAAGCAACCTGTCTCTGGCTGAAGCGCAGCAACGAGAATTGCAGGAAATCGAAGGCTCTTGCCCTGAGGGCGAGGCACGTCTTGACCCTACATCTGCCCTTTGCTTTTTGCCCTCGGCTCTCGGTGCTCAGCCCTCGGCATCTTTGCCTCACACCCTGGCATACCTTCCCCCTGAAAGCTCCATCACCATGCCAGACAGGGCCAGCATCATCAGGTTCACCTGGGCGGTGCCTGCGTTTAAACCCGTCAGGACCACCACATCGTCCAGGGTTCTGGGGGCATCCAGGGCCGTGTAGATTCGGGC is part of the Deinococcus roseus genome and encodes:
- a CDS encoding DNA topoisomerase subunit B: MTTEYNASSIRVLKGLEAVRERPGMYIQGGTGIDGYHQLLTEIVDNAIDEGLAGYADEVTVTLYKDGSVGVTDNGRGIPVDIMPDEGKPAIEVIFTQLHAGGKFDSNAYKVSGGLHGVGSSVVNALSAYFDVHVNKDGKLYHIRFENSELAVPLEVVGNTPKDVTYSTEVRFLADNNYFKGIEAHYDYDRVRRRLRELSFLTGLKIVLTDERLDTPKREEFHEAGGVAAYARSLVHEGKLIYETPILMKGELEGVEVEVSFIHSTAYNSTILCYGNMITNRDGGTHLTGFKTAYTRVLNNYAKSKGLIKQGNPLPTGDDLLEGINCVISVKLSDPMFESQAKVKLLNQEAQTAVQSIVYEKLTQYLEENPKVGKTIVEKAADAARAREAARKARDLVRRQNPLESDDLPGKLADCSSSDPIESELYIVEGDSAGGSAKLGRERRFQAILPLRGKILNVEKAQLTKILKNTEIRSMISAIGAGVEGTGDNAHFDLSNLRYHKIIIMTDADKDGGHIAALLLTFFFRYMRALIEQGHLYIAQPPLYRFTTGRGKHNETYVYNEEQLRELVNGANEAGKKFEIQRFKGLGEMNPDQLWETTMNPETRMLKQVALEDVEYAHEVFDMLMGTEVPPRREFIELNAKYAQVDI
- a CDS encoding butyrate kinase, giving the protein MIAYVINPGTASTKLALAHIQPSDNPSLPGNIRVELEKREVVHPDLPGPLIEKLPLIRQEIWQGIKGWPRPDAVVGRGGILGPLPAGTYRVTQELADFAMHSPYRDHITNLGAPLALEVAKAYGVEAYVVDPMSVDELLPEARISGFPGAERTSVFHALNAKAVARRTAYEVGKRFTDSVIVVAHLGNKSSITTYRKGRAIDTTGAHLEEGPFTPSATGMLPLSKLLDLAYQYPRERVEQMLLFSAGFKGLTGTADLKELEQRQDDPQVKLAVKAFVYQVAKYIGAYSVVAGRPDAIAITGGIARWFSLVDLIEEKLSWIAPVVVIPGELELEALGEGVGRVLVGHEQPKEWVKP
- a CDS encoding nitroreductase family protein → MTQVMRELGLIQGILGRKTTNGPFKTDPVKKEHQHMLMKLASAAPSHFNSQPWRFVLIENPQTIERIGAIAGESMQKLIERGIFFERYRRYFRFSQKEMDERRDGIYIDHLPGPLKPFIKQVFSDRGLSVMRSLGVPKKLGEDNRKLVASSPLLMAVLLDKTEYIPQALSGFYSIFGMGAAMENIWLGIQEFKMGIQFVSTPMEIPEAWQEIQQILKVPENLELMAVYRLGYLPEDPRRPSIDWNSRERKRLSQFVFRESCITPEEDA
- a CDS encoding MarR family winged helix-turn-helix transcriptional regulator produces the protein MSGLTDQPTEQQLKELRQPSLGRLLLKANRVFSSKALALLKQKGYSNLNLAHTALLPHLDQQGNRLTVLTERMGLTKQSISQLVAELESQGYLERIPDPTDRRAVLVRFTASGWELCQLSSQVVQDTEKAFEQMLGQSDLTLLKGILEKLQE
- a CDS encoding isoprenylcysteine carboxyl methyltransferase family protein — encoded protein: MPSILLLLVVAVQRLFELRIAKRNEAWARSRGAQEHGREHYWMFFVLHPLWMLSFTLEGYFRGGPVQVWALGAYLILQLLRYSVISTLGPYWNTRILIVPGGQQVTGGLYRFMKHPNYVVVALELLITPLIVGAWWTAVVFTVLNALVMWVRIPAEERALMEYGNMPGAEGRGPNANG
- a CDS encoding redoxin domain-containing protein; the protein is MLQAGELSPLFQTQDFRGQPIQPSDFRGKYTLLSFFRNGACAMCNLRVHQLIQQQPQLQAAGIQTITVFESGLESIEEHVGKQNPPFPILPDPQAKLYDLYGLESSESKIQSTMQRPDLQDHIQEASAAGFALQHEEGSNFHRMPADFLIGPDLRIVVAHYADYVYDHLPFEEVFRLVGDHQKQPVSG
- a CDS encoding type III polyketide synthase, producing MTAFLRSIATANPPHVLNQQDVEVFAGHLFPKYAVSRRHMEIFQNAQIETRAVSKPLEWFGEHHGFPEKNTAACEMALRLSIDAAKQAIEQAGLAPQDIEALIFVNTTVVSAPSLDAKLIQALGLSLNTHRIPVWGLGCAGGAAGLARAADLVRSGKKHVLLVAVEICSLTFIKEDHSKSNFVGAALFADGAAALVVSSEGKGPELLGGYSSLVPDSEDVMGWDVLESGLKVRFSRDIPTIVREVMPQSLQNACEAYGLTRQDLLHHVLHPGGVKVIEAYAEVTGLCLKNLEATRWVLRHHGNMSSPSVLYVLKKYLEDSRTPGHGILTAMGPGFCAEHVLFKIH
- a CDS encoding SDR family NAD(P)-dependent oxidoreductase; the encoded protein is MGELTGKVALVTGASRGVGKGIALALAQQGAVVYFTGRTVNEGEASVDLPGSLSSTQQEIEADGGIGIPLQCDHTSDEQTRAVLQRIEQEQGQLDILVNNAWGGYEHYWDGTKFWEEQGFWTAPLNRWDRMFDAGVRAQYVTSSFAVPLLLKSSGGLIVNISFIASRKVDMGVAYGAAKAASDHMTACMAHELYPQGVTVLSLHPGLVRTESVLKAGVFDLSNSHSPEFVGLAVSALYRDAEKLAFSGKTLDVLQVALDLGYTDLDGKQPVPGM